CAAAATCTGAGTATGACATTCAGGTTAGGGACGGTGTGAAGCTTCATACCATTGTGTATGTTCCAAAGGATGCTTCCGCCGAGAAGAAATACCCGTTTCTGATGCAACGGACGTGTTATAGCGTTGCGCCGTATGGTGAGAACAACTATCCTCCCAGACTGGGCCCAAGCCCGGCCTTAATGCGTGACAAATTCATATTCGTTTATCAGGACGTTCGTGGACGCTATATGAGTGAAGGCGAATGGACAAATATGACGCCTCATATTGATCAGAAAAAGAGCAAAAGTGATGTGGATGAAGCCTCAGATATGTATGATACGATCGAATGGCTTTTGAAGAATGTGCCTAACAATAATGGAAGGGTAGGGCAATGGGGAATTTCTTATCCCGGCTTTTATACGACGGCCAGCGCGCTCTGCGAACATCCTGCGCTGAAAGCATCGTCGCCGCAAGCACCGATCGCCGACTTCTTTTTCGACGATTTTCACCATAATGGCGCATTTACCCAAGGTTACTACCTTACATTCCCGGTATTTGGTATCAAACCGCCAAAGCCTACGACCTCTTCGTGGTTCGCTGGCGATATGATCCAGCCTGAGCCTGATGGTTTTGCATTTAACCTGAATATGGGTTCACTGAAAGACTTTGACCGTTATTATTCCAAAAACTTCTTCTGGCAAGAAACCGTCAATCATCCGAACAAGGACGAATTCTGGAAGAAAAGAGACATTCTACCGCATTTGAAAGGTATTAAACACGCATTTATGACCGTAGGAGGGTGGTTTGATGCTGAGGATTTGTATGGCCCATTGAATACCTACAAAACGATCGAGAAAAATAATCCTTCTGCTTATAATACCATTGTGGTAGGGCCTTTTGGACATGGACGTTGGAGCCGCGAAACTGGTCACACGTTACATAATGACATTTATTTCGGCGATAGTATTGCAACATTTTATCAGAACAATATAGAAGCCAAATTTTTCAAACACTTTTTGAAAGAAGCTGGCGACGGCAAAACAGGTTTGCCGGAAGCATATTTGTTTGACACCGGGAAAAAAGAGTGGAAGACTTTCGACAAATGGCCGGCTGCCTCTGTTGAAAAGAAAAAACTATACTTCCATTCAAACGGAAAGCTCGATTTTAATGCTCCAAAAGAAGCCAAGTCGGTGAGTGAATATGTGAGCGATCCGATGAAACCGGTTCCTTACACTGCGAATTACAAGCAAATGTCCGGTTTTACGCCCTTCGAATATATGTCGGAAGACCAACGCTTTGCTGCTACGAGGTCAGATGTGCTCGTATTTGAAACAGATGTCCTGGATCAGGACATTACGCTTGGAGGTGAAATCAATGCATTATTGAAAATCAGCAGCACCGGTACCGACGCAGATTTTTTTGTCAAACTGATTGATGTATATCCGGGAGATGAAAAAAATCATAGCTATATGCCTGATGCCAAAACGGTATTGGCAGGGTACCAGCAAATGGTAAGGAGCGAGGTCATGCGGGCGAGGTTCCGGAATAGCTTTGAGAAACCGGAAGCACTGGTTGCAGGAAAAATTACGGACATTAAATTTCGTCTGCAGGATGTTTTGCATACATTCAAAAAAGGGCACAAGGTCATGATCCAGGTTCAAAGCACGGCATTCCCGCTTTTTGACAGAAATCCTCAGAAATACGTTGAGAATATTTACAAGGCGCAAGACGCCGATTTTACAACTGCGAAGCAAACCGTCTACCATCAAACGAATGCTGCCAGTGCCCTGGAAGTAGATGTTATCAAATAGCGGAGGCCATTATTTATGAATTTTAAAATTTTTCTGATGAATGTGATGGGTGCTGCGGTACTGTCCGGAAACGGTACTGCCCAAAAAATAAAATATCCGCTAACCGAGAAAATTGATCATACAGACGAATATCACGGAATAAAAGTCGCGGATCCATATCGCTGGCTCGAAGATGACCGTTCGGATGAAACAGCTGCCTGGGTGAAAGCTCAGAATGATGTTACGTTCGGCTACCTCGACAGAATTCCATTCCGGCAACAGATTTTTTCTGATCTGGAAAAAGCATTTAACTACCCGAAATATTCCGCGCCTTCGAAAAAGGGAGCATATTTCTATTTCTATAAAAATGACGGTTTACAGAACCAGGCGGTTTTGTATCGTCAAAAAGGATTAGACGGAGCGCCAGAGGTAGTTCTGGATCCGAACAAGCTATCTGCCGACGGCACCACTCGGCTCACAGTATTCAGTTTGTCGAAGGACGGCGCTCACGCGGTGCTTGGTTTTTCCAAAGGCGGCTCCGACTGGCAGGAATACAATGTAATGGATATGGCTTCGCTGTCCATGTTGCCGGATAAAGTGGAGTGGGTCAAAATTTCGGGCGCAGCCTGGCAGGGCGATGGTTTTTATTACAGCCGGTATCCGAAACCCGACGGTAGCGCGCTAGCTGCAAAAAATGAGAACCACCAGGTTTATTATCACAAAATTGGTACAAGCCAGCAGGACGATGAGCTTATTTTTGAAGATCCCGCCAATCCGCAGCGTTTTCATACCGTGGGTACCACCGAAGATGAGGAATATGCAATCCTTAGTGTGAGTGACCGCGGAAAAGGAAAGGATGGGAACGGTCTTTGGGCATTGAAAAAAGGAACTGCAAATTTTAAGGCCATCAAGGAAGAGATCACCGATTTTAGTTATGGTGTTGTTGAGAACATTGGAGAAGACTTTCTCATCGAAACAAATGAAAATGCCCCTAATAGCAAAGTTGTGCTGTTCGAATCTGGGACTAAAGTGTGGAAGACCGTTATCGCAGAAAAGCCGGAACCTTT
The genomic region above belongs to Dyadobacter pollutisoli and contains:
- a CDS encoding CocE/NonD family hydrolase, whose protein sequence is MLKNLLSIALMLFVCAANAQNTGDEKFIRENYSKSEYDIQVRDGVKLHTIVYVPKDASAEKKYPFLMQRTCYSVAPYGENNYPPRLGPSPALMRDKFIFVYQDVRGRYMSEGEWTNMTPHIDQKKSKSDVDEASDMYDTIEWLLKNVPNNNGRVGQWGISYPGFYTTASALCEHPALKASSPQAPIADFFFDDFHHNGAFTQGYYLTFPVFGIKPPKPTTSSWFAGDMIQPEPDGFAFNLNMGSLKDFDRYYSKNFFWQETVNHPNKDEFWKKRDILPHLKGIKHAFMTVGGWFDAEDLYGPLNTYKTIEKNNPSAYNTIVVGPFGHGRWSRETGHTLHNDIYFGDSIATFYQNNIEAKFFKHFLKEAGDGKTGLPEAYLFDTGKKEWKTFDKWPAASVEKKKLYFHSNGKLDFNAPKEAKSVSEYVSDPMKPVPYTANYKQMSGFTPFEYMSEDQRFAATRSDVLVFETDVLDQDITLGGEINALLKISSTGTDADFFVKLIDVYPGDEKNHSYMPDAKTVLAGYQQMVRSEVMRARFRNSFEKPEALVAGKITDIKFRLQDVLHTFKKGHKVMIQVQSTAFPLFDRNPQKYVENIYKAQDADFTTAKQTVYHQTNAASALEVDVIK